A stretch of DNA from bacterium:
ATCTTCGAGAGATGTTTAGTTTTCTCATAGAATTAAATTTCTTTTTCTATAATAAACCTAGGCCTTGCCTTAACTTCAGAGTAGATCTTACCTATATATTCACCAATAATACCCAGAGCAACCATCTGAATACCACCCAAAATCCAAATAGAAAATATAACAAAAGTCCATCCGCTCACTGTATTCCCTAAAATATGCTGAGCCAATGAATATAAAAGAACTAAAATCGAAACGCCAGAAATCAGAAACCCTAAACTAGCCACCAGTCTAATCGGTTTCACAGAAAAACTAGTAATCCCATCAATCGCAAAATTAATCATTTTCTTCAATGGATACTTCGACTCGCCAGCAAAACGCTCAGCCCTATCATATTCAACAATTGAAGTCTTAAATCCAATCAGCGGCACAATGCCTCGCAAAAAAAGATTTATCTCTCTAAAGTTGGCGAGTTCATCTAAAGCCCTTTTACTCATTAAACGATAGTCCGCATGATTATAAACACTATCAACACCCATTTTCGACATCAATTTATAAAAGAAGAGT
This window harbors:
- a CDS encoding glycosyltransferase family 2 protein — protein: MSKILYIVIPSYNESEVIEETSKRLLDKVSGLISSKKISKESRIVFVDDGSKDDTWDKIEKLNKTNPTFGGIKLSRNRGHQNALLAGLMTVKDKADFVISMDADLQDDIDAVDKMIDDFYNGSDIVYGVRNSRKTDTFFKKNTALFFYKLMSKMGVDSVYNHADYRLMSKRALDELANFREINLFLRGIVPLIGFKTSIVEYDRAERFAGESKYPLKKMINFAIDGITSFSVKPIRLVASLGFLISGVSILVLLYSLAQHILGNTVSGWTFVIFSIWILGGIQMVALGIIGEYIGKIYSEVKARPRFIIEKEI